The uncultured Carboxylicivirga sp. genomic interval TTCTTTGGAAAATAAGGTAGCGATTGTGCAATTAATTTATTAATCATAGCTTTTGTATTTGTTGTTTATCTGAAAAACTACTTACTAAACGGAACTATCATGAATTAACATCGTACACAGTCACTACTCTCCGCGTAAGAATTTTTTTCTTCCAGGGTGTTGATTTTTGTAATGTAAAGGTTGCAATGTTCGAGGGGGTAAAAAATGATTTAACTCAGCGTTTTTGGGAAAAATGAAGAACCTGACAAAAATCACTGTTACGGCTGGCATACATCAGGACAATAGTTTAGGAGTATGCCCGTTGATTTAAATAAGAACGAGACTAATATTAGAAAGGCTTTATGGACGGTAAAAAAAGAGCTCTTTTAATATTATTATACCTGTCATTTCTGTTGGTTAACGGGAATAGTCAGGATTGTAATATTACCTCAAAGGCAAATGCTATTGTGCCAGATAAATTATGTGCGCCAGTAACTGTGGATTGGACAGTTACTTACGATGGGGTGTATAATGTTGGTACGCCTGTTCATTTTATTTTTAGATGGGATGATGAAACCGAAGATGAGGTTGTGGAAGCTAATAATACGCCTTTGACCAGCGAATGGTCTCTTACTCATTCTCATGTTTATCCGATTGGAGGCTTAAAGTGTAATTATAAGCCGAGTGTAACCCTCATGGTTAATGGTGTCGAGTGTACTAGCAGCGTTCAGGTGCAAAATGTTACAGTATGGGATACTGATGAATACAATGGCGGTATTATGGATATCGAGCCTCAGGTTTTTCCAATTTGTGTTGGAAATGATGGAACGGTTACGTTTGTTGATAACAGCCATTGGAATTGTACACCTCCTGATGAAAATGATTTTATTAACAATCGTAAAAGATGGGTTCAGTGGATATATGGAACGGGTGGTACGAATATAACTACGGCTTTAGTCGGCGGTACATTAGAAACTTATCCTTTATTAGGTTCGATTGATGTTACTACAGAACCTATTGAAGGGCCTGTACCTCCTTTAAATACAGCTCTACCTATTTATATACCTGATAATTATGATGTAGGCGATTATTTTGAAATAACATTGCGAAATTGGAATCAATGTAATCCATATGATGATCCTACCAAGCCAGGTCCTCCTGATGATCCTGCAAATGGAGATTACCCGCCTGTAATAACTACTGCTATCGCTCTGATTGTTGATATACCTGATGGAACTGTGAATCCGGCTGGACCTTTTTGTGTTAATGAAGATGCTGTTATTCTTTCTGCTGCAACGCCTGGTGGGGTTTGGACGGGTGATGGTATTGTTGATTCGGGTACTGGTGAGTTTGATCCTTCAATTGCGGGTGTAGGTAGTCATACTATTGATTATTACATTGAGGATAGTAATGGATGTAGTGCAACCGGTCAGATAACTATAGAGGTTATAGCTGCTCCAACAGCTAATTTAACAGTTGGTTCTCCTGTGTATTTATGTCCCGGAGCTAAGCTTAATTTGGATGGAAATCCTTCTGGTGGTTTAATTCCATATACTCATCTCTGGCAAGGTGATGTGAGTCCTTTGAATGATGTAAATATTGAGAATCCTGAATTTATGACTACTGTTGTTGGCGAATATGAGTTGATATATAGGGTTACTGATAAAAATTCTTGTTTTGATGAAGATACTGTTGTTGTGATGGTTGATTCAGTTGAAATTCATTTCGAAAACGATTTTATTGAGTTGTGTACTGGTGATAATAAGCAATTAGAACCTAAACCTGTTGGTGGTTCTGGAGTTTTTGTTCAACATAAATGGAGTGGTAATCGGACCGACTTACTTTCGGATGTTAATGCTGAAACCCCTGTATTTTCAGCCACTGAGGCTGGCATATTTAAATATGAGTATTATGTATTAGATAGTCATGGCTGTGAAGATGCCGATAGTATAACAGTTGTTGTTTATGAAACTCCGGTAGCTAATGCCGGGCCGGATAATAAAGCATGTGGATTGCGCTATTATTTTGAAGCTGTACCTACAAGTGGTAGTGGAACTTGGACTTTAGTGTCGGGTGCAGGAAATGCTTCCATTGCAAGTGATGTTGATCCGAATTCGCTAGTAATAGTAGATGCGTATGGAGATTATATTTTTCAATGGGAGGAAAATAATAATGGTTGTACTGATGTAGATGAAGTTACTATAACTTTTGTTCAGATTCCGGAACCCGTGGTGATGAATGATGCAGATACTTGTGGACTTGAATATTTATTAAAAGTAACACCTGATATTGGAGTTGGTGGATGGAAACAGGTAGCAGGACCGGGTGTTTCAGTTTTTGATAATAATTTAAATGAAGAAACTGCTGTTTCTGTAGATTTACCTGGGCAATACAAATTTGCCTGGGTTGAAGTGAACGATGTATGTGAAGCTGGAGATACGGTGTTGATTGATTTTTTCCCAATGGTTACCTCTGAGGTTGCTCCATTTGATAATGAAGGTTGTAGTCCGTTTGATGTTGAGTTTCAGAATCAATCAGTTAATGCAGATAATTATTTGTGGGACTTTGGGGATGGATTTGGTTCTAATCAAATTAGTCCGACACATACATTTTCAAATCCCCTACAGGTTCCTTCCGAATATACAGTAAAGTTATTAGCCTATAATAATTATGGATGTCGAGATTCAGTGGATTATATTGTAACCGTAAATCCCAATACGCTTTCTAAATTTACCAATGATCCGACACCGGGTTGTAGTCCTTTGGCTGTTGATTTTATCAATCAATCGGTCGGGGCAAGTGTGTATGAGTGGACGTTTGGAGATGGATCAGATGCTGTGACAGATGAGCATGTTTCGCATTCATTTGTTAATGCCGAAACGTTTGTAAAATCATATGAAGTAACATTGGCTGTAGATAATAGTTATGGCTGTGCTGATACTTCAAGTACTTATATTACAGTTTATCCTCTCGTTGGTTATGGTTTTACAGCAGTTCCTACAGAAGGGTGTCATCCGCTTAAAGTAGAATTAATAGGCGATCCAGGAGCTCTATCTTATAATTGGGATTTTGGTGACGGCACAACTGTTTCGGGAATTAATTCAATATCGCATATTTTCGAAAATACTAGTTTATCAAGTGTTCAGTATGACGTGAAGCTCTATACATCTTCCGCTTTTGGTTGTTTAGATACTGCCG includes:
- a CDS encoding PKD domain-containing protein codes for the protein MDGKKRALLILLYLSFLLVNGNSQDCNITSKANAIVPDKLCAPVTVDWTVTYDGVYNVGTPVHFIFRWDDETEDEVVEANNTPLTSEWSLTHSHVYPIGGLKCNYKPSVTLMVNGVECTSSVQVQNVTVWDTDEYNGGIMDIEPQVFPICVGNDGTVTFVDNSHWNCTPPDENDFINNRKRWVQWIYGTGGTNITTALVGGTLETYPLLGSIDVTTEPIEGPVPPLNTALPIYIPDNYDVGDYFEITLRNWNQCNPYDDPTKPGPPDDPANGDYPPVITTAIALIVDIPDGTVNPAGPFCVNEDAVILSAATPGGVWTGDGIVDSGTGEFDPSIAGVGSHTIDYYIEDSNGCSATGQITIEVIAAPTANLTVGSPVYLCPGAKLNLDGNPSGGLIPYTHLWQGDVSPLNDVNIENPEFMTTVVGEYELIYRVTDKNSCFDEDTVVVMVDSVEIHFENDFIELCTGDNKQLEPKPVGGSGVFVQHKWSGNRTDLLSDVNAETPVFSATEAGIFKYEYYVLDSHGCEDADSITVVVYETPVANAGPDNKACGLRYYFEAVPTSGSGTWTLVSGAGNASIASDVDPNSLVIVDAYGDYIFQWEENNNGCTDVDEVTITFVQIPEPVVMNDADTCGLEYLLKVTPDIGVGGWKQVAGPGVSVFDNNLNEETAVSVDLPGQYKFAWVEVNDVCEAGDTVLIDFFPMVTSEVAPFDNEGCSPFDVEFQNQSVNADNYLWDFGDGFGSNQISPTHTFSNPLQVPSEYTVKLLAYNNYGCRDSVDYIVTVNPNTLSKFTNDPTPGCSPLAVDFINQSVGASVYEWTFGDGSDAVTDEHVSHSFVNAETFVKSYEVTLAVDNSYGCADTSSTYITVYPLVGYGFTAVPTEGCHPLKVELIGDPGALSYNWDFGDGTTVSGINSISHIFENTSLSSVQYDVKLYTSSAFGCLDTAETVITVNPSPTSEFSYSPTEGCAPLLVDFVNSSQGAYKSIWYFGDEVIDEVEGAGSVSHTYINEELYLKSFNAKLLVENSFGCNDSSTAVVRAFPAVQAAISDGNIGCSPFVETILNHSEGAVSFIWDFGDGNIAAGYNGINEFVNSGTEPATFNVSMTATSSYGCEDVAYTEVTVNPSPVSKFTTNPASGCAPLEVQFDNSSTAAEYSIWHFGDGTLQDELGGESVMHVYDNNEYSMVNYTARLVVGNSYACKDSSENIIQVFPKVRASISDGSSDCSPYEETFVNNSEGANKFFWDFGDGNTSTSYTGKNVFLNSSLEDKVFNVAMFAESAYGCVDTAKTNVMVYKTPEPSFTVDPKSQQMPNSTVSIENTTPHSDWNYTWFWGNGESYEGQNPLSYTYGISGDFDIQLMVEGEHCSNSVVESIEILPMLPSIDYGPDTLGCPPLQVQFYNNSIDAYNYLWDFGDGNISSEKEPMHTYYTSGNYTVSLTVEGAGGVAESDEVKVVVFEEPTADFEVRPIKVKLPQTVSFINKSEGAISYLWDFGDGNTSTEYSVQYLYNDPGTYDVLLEVENDKGCKDERVIRSAVTAEAAGQIEFPNAFTPNPNGPNGGEYTPGDPDNFVFYPFVQEGIVEYNLKIFTRWGELIFESKDINIGWDGYYKGKLCASGVYIWKVECKYSNGTIETHTGDVTLFR